GGAACACGCACGACAACAACAGGCGCAACAGATACAAGGGTAATGATTGGATGTCTGGGAGATCAAGGGGCCATGATGAAAGGCCGCGCTATAGGGAGGACGCGCGTGAAACAATAGACCGGATCGGTTACAGGAAAGCAGTTAAAGATGATAATCGTGACAAGCGCTGGACTTCGCTCATAAAAACGCCAAAAGAGGTATTGATGATGGAGAACCACGATTTCAAGGCTCCCAGACCTATGACAAACAAGAAGGGGCAAGACCCCAACTTGTACTGTGATTTTCATAAAGACTCAGGGCACTTGACCGATGACTGCTATAGTTTGCGCCAAGAGATCGAGAAAGCGCTAAAGAGCGGTAAGCTAAGCCACTTGGTGAAGAACGTGCGCAAAGAAACTCGTCAGCTCCAACGCCACGACGAAGGAAATCACAAGAAAGTCCGATGCTTAGAGAcccacatggtcaacggaccgaGATACAGCGCAAAAGAGAAAGGCAAGCGCCCCTATGAGCCTTCATGGCAAGAGCAATAGGTCATTTTCCCGGTAGTGCGTGGCGGTCCTCGCGCCACACGACCCGTGGTCATTACCGGTATCATCGGCCATTATGAAACGGAGTCCATATTCATTGATCCGGGAAGTACAGCTGACATCATTTATGAACAGTGTTTTAACCAATTTGATGAAGAGGATaaagcgagactcgagccagtTGATTATCCTTTGTCCggattttgcaacgagatggttttCCCACTTGGTCAGATCAGCTTCCCCGTCACACTGTCTGACGGGaagcattcaagaacaacaagcgTGAATTTCATGGTGATGCCCGTCAAGTCGAGGCATGATGTGTTAATTGGGAGGGAAACCCAAGGCGAGCTGAACATGGTTACTTCAACTCCCCATTCAGCGATAGGGTTCCCAACCAAGACGGGAGTGGCAATCATCTACGCCAAGAAAGAAGTAATGACAACTGAAGAATTGCGCCCAGCAAAAGCGGCGAAGGTTTCAGCAGCCGAGCCTGAAAAATGGGTTTTAAACCGCAAATACCCAGAGCAAACAGTGACAATTagccacgccatttcgtcagacatccGAACGCGTTTAAAGCATTTACTGTTCAGAAATATGGATATCTTTGCCTGgaccccggcagacatgaccggcgTCCCGCACAACATAACCGAACATTGCTTAAACACTTACCCTTCTGTTGaaccaaaggtccaaagaaggcgcagcttaGGAGCAGACAAAACGAAAGCAATGAATGAACAAGTATGTGAGCTGCTCAAAGCTGGGATTTTGCGAGAAGTGCGTTATCAGAGTTGGGTCGCGAACCCAGTAATGGTGGAAAAGTCGAATGGTGGATGGCGAATGTGCGTAGATTATaccgatctcaacaaggcatgccctAAAGATTGCTATTCTTTGCCCGAGATCGATAAAAAGATAGACTCTCTCGCGCCATATAGATGGAAGTATTTCTTGGATTGCTACAAGGGTTATCATCAAGTACAGATGAAGCTCGAAGATGAGGACAAGACATCTTTTAGAACTGATCTTGGAATCTTTTGTTACACAAAGATGCCATTTGGTCTAAAAAATGCTGGCGCAACATACCAACGCCTAATGGACAAGACCTTCGCGGGGGACATCAGAAAGCACATTGAAGTTtacatcgatgatctagtggttaaaagtcccgaagaggaccaaatgttgaaggACATCGAAAAAACGTTCAATTCATTGCGCAGTGTAAATATGACGCtgaatccagccaagtgttcttttggcatggaagaagggaagtttttaGGCTTCATAGTCACAAACGACGGTTTTAAAGTGAACCCAGAGAAAGTCCAGGCCATAGAGCGAATGCCATCGCCGCGAACAATCAAAGAGATGCAACGGTTGGCCGGCCGCCTGGCCGCGCTTAACCGTTTTCTTTCCAATCACGCCGCGAAGTCGTACCCCTTTATCAGCACGTTGCGCAACTGTGTGAAGAAacaagagttcaaatggacccccGAGGCAGAGACAGCGTTTCAGCAAATGAAGTAATGTTTGAGCGAGCTCCCGACCCTGACTGCACCGTTCGAAAAAGAACCACTCATACTGTACTTCTCTTCttcggataaggcagtagggtcggTATTACTGGTAGAGAGAAATggagtccaaactccaatttattacgtcagcagggtactcactgacccggaaacaagatattccacgaGGGAAAAATTGGTTCTCGCGCTACTACACACCTCCCGACGGCTGCGCAGATATTTTACAGGGCATGTGATAACCATGCTTACCAACTTCCATATTGGCACGATATTGCAGAAACCAGAAACGTTCGGGCggttagcaaaatgggccatAGAGCTGGGAGGCCACAACATTTTGTACAGGCCGCGCCCAACCATCAAGGGCCAAGTCCTAGctgacttcatcacagaagtccCAGTTGATAAAATCAAAGAGTGTGAGCTGATAGAGACCCCTGAAAAAGACAGGACAAATGAGACTTGGATGCTTTATACCGATGGGGCATCAAATGAGGACGGCGCAGGAGCAGGACTGCACCTTGTGAGCCCTAAGAATCATGAATTTACTTACGCCATCAAGTTGGACTttaaaaacaccaacaacgaggcggagtacgaagcatttctggcaggcttacgcctcgccatcaaaatgggagcTAAAAATTTACAAGTACACGTTGATTCACTCCTAATAGCCAGCCAAGTTAACGGTATATACGATGCAAAGGGCGAGGTTATGGCGCTATATCTAGAGCAAGCGAAAGAATTGCTTCAGTAGTTCCAGTCTCACAAGGTAATCCACATCAATCGCTCTGAAAACAAACCGGCCGATGCCTTGAACAAGCTTGctttgtaacacccccaaaattccacctgcggaaaccccgcgaggcgtgttacgcatcagagttcgagccaccaatcacattgaaccaatgatagatatttaaataagtcatgacattaactactaatataaaatgtcaacatgttatcaattctcaaaagttgtgtagcggaagcatgtattaattcgtttggtaatagtttcatgataacaatcaaaatcaatgtatcgtttataagtcatccaagagtctcgatccatgaccactccagcactcccagatcgCAAGTCCAtattccaaacgttaatgacctacaagcatgcaaacaagtgtgtcagactacgctggtgagttcaaggtttcgttaacgtgttgagttaccagatatatgttaatgccattcaatgttgtgttacgaagttgctcatgttagataccctagggagtgtgcccatgcgtatccggggagtgggtaccccttaacgaccgtttgctcatgttagataccctagggagtgtgcccatgtgtatccggggagtggttaccccttgtttgctatgttgccatcgttagataccctagggagtgtgcccatatgtatccgaggagtgtgcctctaacaaccatagccctatccagataattagttcacgcccgtcc
The sequence above is drawn from the Helianthus annuus cultivar XRQ/B chromosome 12, HanXRQr2.0-SUNRISE, whole genome shotgun sequence genome and encodes:
- the LOC110893540 gene encoding uncharacterized protein LOC110893540, yielding MGGWNMPMWCHLFIQTLTGAARAWFDSLPPGKIKSWVDFKTQFLSYFSQQRRYQHDTAEVEDIWRRDGEGLEDFITRFNKECLEIGGVSEQLMRCHFKKAIRCDSLIRTITGKDGMPKEWDKLMEAAKIVAQTEESLAGNKSYHSEDRFSRGNTHDNNRRNRYKGNDWMSGRSRGHDERPRYREDARETIDRIGYRKAVKDDNRDKRWTSLIKTPKEVLMMENHDFKAPRPMTNKKGQDPNLYCDFHKDSGHLTDDCYSLRQEIEKALKSGKLSHLVKNVRKETRQLQRHDEGNHKKVRCLETHMVNGPRYSAKEKGKRPYEPSWQEQ